A stretch of Ipomoea triloba cultivar NCNSP0323 chromosome 13, ASM357664v1 DNA encodes these proteins:
- the LOC116000853 gene encoding protein ESSENTIAL FOR POTEXVIRUS ACCUMULATION 1-like isoform X1 — MAEGKLDLPDDLLSSRSSDQTWIPKASAGSDEDKSFTGGVLDLSKDQAVHDSSIPLSPQWLYAKPIDTKTDMRTPSSLSLGSSADSSQKEAWRTDAPEDKKDWRRTTAETESRRWREEERETGSLARRDRRKPDRRAVENASAKETTENRALPTSDRWHDGGNRNAGLDARRDSKWSSRWGPEEKEKEARTEKKIDTEKEDANSDTQTFVASRSVSERDPDARDKWRPRHRLEGTTAVPGSYRTAPGFGIEKGRAEGSYVGFVIGRGRSSTSIQRPSSGGIGAALSESDKSVLGKPVTAANTFCYPRGKLLDIYRKQRIDSSFANVYENMEEAPPITLETVIEPLSLVVPDADEEAILNDICTGKITSSGALYNSYRKGRSTDNITEIEDMEPSNGKVSPLSTGTMEKKVDIIPNLSKDIHESAVDNNAIETNLHEIEGKNRVPEVVAGDDILSTLIRDEYINRSVDIGTQFEASELIPSHRAKTTASDGIGSKLSNDSNSLIGMPSSAQYLGRNTIENQLKRGIPPEELSMFYCDPQGEIQGPFLGVDIISWFEQGFFGSDLPVRLVDAPEDSPFEELGDVMPHLRVRDGYGGVSDPSSKLEQPATPEGALIADIHDSASTVIGSSAARDGLIWQPSDFSGPYSPHIQSKVSDHEFLQSKKSFSRGNNFNDFYAQDEEIVFPGRPGSGGNPIGRTSGTTSDPSSIINGSSIPNELSEHGIAVQRDNKLHPFGLLWSELEGPFARNDSRAGQDQLVNPISGRDSSFGTMSESTVSMEARPDAYKSNVHSDQNPYQGAMDVRHLSRMDQESNCYDLADKLLSQQLQQQHLPPHSLMSHNAHMNDAMMERVGTQNSIHSPHLASQMGQDLEQFIALQAQQQRQLQFQQLQQQQQYHQQQMLLKEQQQSQAREQLLLEQILRNQMLDSNPGQSHVDAMIANSALEQVLLKQKILSELQQRPHLPTRQADPSIEHLIQARFGQMPHQEHQNDLLELLSRAKHGQMHPLEHQIIQHEQLHGRQLPMGLRRQRMEMEEDRQTPFWPINEPGQFLRNPPGAHRASSGVGPLDLFQKQQILSPEDHIGLLERNLPLQDRRPQRGRYDPGLNPFERSMSLPGGGVNLDVVNTMARAQGLHVQDPNVQMHSGGNVGGFSGVYHHQSLVPNAFHGSHSDSVEGQWSESNGQLPTDWIESHVQRLHLTGERQMKESEMKRSSDDSSLWMSAGGNDESSRRLLMELLHQKSDQQSIHRSENLVGTSYERGLASAHTSGTNTVNYNFNSVSDQEMGLSQSLVGPSSSNLEIASEKFSFNSLSGSLVEEPFLSGINDKASLANIDQGEVPVSVLRRNTSLSTGGLYSDDIRTGGAPVEDVNKDRTSAATSRGPENILLKRPPVLRVLSNQEGLSEMNVDRLVRGRSPSNVVACEVEKRDGGANALNQVSDAGATGKKDTSFRRTASFGDGEVTETSFSDMLKSTAKKASLEVHSSTAASESSSDAAQGGRSNKKKGKKGRQIDPALLGFKVTSNRIMMGEIQRIED; from the exons ATGGCTGAAGGAAAGCTCGATCTCCCCGACGACCTCCTCTCGTCAAGGTCCTCCGATCAGACTTGGATTCCGAAAG CTTCTGCAGGTAGCGACGAGGACAAGTCCTTCACAGGAGGAGTGCTTGATTTGTCTAAGG ATCAAGCAGTGCATGATAGCAGCATTCCATTGTCTCCACAGTGGCTTTATGCTAAACCAATTGACACTAAGACA GACATGCGTACTCCTAGTTCATTGTCCCTCGGAAGTTCTGCAGATTCAAGTCAGAAGGAGGCCTGGCGTACAGATGCTCCTGAGGATAAAAAGGATTGGAGGAGGACCACAGCAGAGACTGAGAGTCGTCGTTGGCGTGAGGAAGAGAGGGAAACTGGTTCACTTGCTAGAAGGGATCGTAGGAAACCAGATCGCCGTGCTGTTGAGAATGCTTCTGCCAAAGAAACAACTGAAAACAGAGCTTTGCCTACTTCTGACAGGTGGCATGATGGTGGTAATCGCAATGCAGGTCTTGATGCAAGGCGTGATAGCAAGTGGTCTTCTAGGTGGGGTCCTgaagaaaaagagaaggaagCTCGCACAGAGAAAAAGATTGACACTGAGAAGGAAGATGCTAATAGTGACACTCAAACTTTCGTTGCTAGCCGCTCTGTTTCAGAGCGGGACCCAGATGCCCGTGATAAGTGGCGACCACGCCACAGGCTGGAGGGAACTACTGCTGTCCCTGGTTCATATCGTACTGCTCCTGGATTTGGGATTGAGAAAGGACGTGCTGAAGGTTCATATGTGGGGTTTGTCATAGGGCGTGGGAGATCTAGCACGTCTATTCAAAGACCGTCAAGTGGTGGAATTGGTGCTGCACTATCTGAGAGTGATAAAAGTGTTCTTGGAAAACCAGTCACTGCTGCCAATACCTTTTGCTATCCAAGGGGTAAACTGCTTGATATTTATCGCAAGCAGAGGATTGACTCTTCTTTTGCTAATGTTTATGAGAATATGGAAGAAGCACCTCCAATCACACTAGAAACTGTCATTGAACCCTTATCTTTGGTTGTTCCTGATGCTGATGAGGAG GCCATTCTTAATGATATATGCACTGGAAAAATCACGAGTAGTGGGGCTTTATATAATTCTTATAGGAAGGGCAGATCAACTGATAACATTACtg aaattgaaGACATGGAACCTTCCAATGGAAAAGTGTCACCCCTCTCTACAGGTACAATGGAAAAGAAGGTGGATATCATTCCTAACTTATCAAAAGATATTCACGAATCAGCTGTTGACAACAACGCTATTGAGACAAATTTGCACG AGATAGAAGGAAAAAACAGAGTTCCTGAAGTTGTTGCTGGAGATGATATTTTGTCAACCTTGATAAGAGATGAGTATATAAACAGATCGGTAGATATTGGGACTCAATTTGAGGCTTCTGAACTCATTCCTTCTCATCGTGCCAAAACAACTGCTTCTGATGGCATTGGTTCTAAGCTTTCTAATGATTCAAATTCCCTTATTGGTATGCCATCTTCAGCACAATACCTGGGACGCAACACTATTGAAAACCAATTAAAGAGGGGCATTCCACCTGAGGAGTTAAGTATGTTCTATTGTGATCCTCAAGGAGAGATCCAGGGCCCATTTCTTGGTGTTGACATCATTTCTTGGTTCGAACAAGGATTTTTTGGATCAGATTTGCCAGTTCGTTTGGTAGATGCCCCTGAAGATTCACCTTTTGAAGAACTGGGTGATGTTATGCCCCACTTAAGAGTTAGAGATGGTTATGGTGGTGTCTCTGATCCAAGTTCTAAATTAGAACAACCTGCAACACCAGAGGGTGCATTGATAGCTGATATACATGATTCTGCATCTACTGTAATTGGTTCTTCAGCTGCTCGTGATGGCTTGATCTGGCAACCATCGGATTTCTCTGGTCCTTATTCCCCGCATATTCAGTCAAAAGTATCTGATCATGAATTTCTTCAgtcaaaaaaatcattttccagggGCAATAACTTCAATGATTTTTATGCTCAAGATGAAG AAATTGTTTTCCCAGGAAGGCCTGGAAGTGGTGGTAATCCTATTGGCAGAACATCAGGGACCACCAGTGATCCTTCAAGTATTATAAATGGTTCATCAATACCAAATGAATTGTCTGAGCATGGGATTGCAGTTCAGAGAGATAATAAGTTGCATCCATTTGGTCTGCTATGGTCTGAGCTTGAAGGCCCTTTTGCAAGGAATGATAGTAGAGCTGGTCAGGATCAACTTGTAAACCCCATTTCTGGAAGGGATTCCTCATTTGGCACAATGAGTGAATCAACTGTTTCTATGGAGGCCAGGCCTGATGCTTACAAAAGCAATGTACACTCAGATCAAAATCCATATCAAGGTGCTATGGATGTTCGGCATTTGTCACGGATGGACCAGGAGTCAAACTGCTATGATTTGGCTGATAAGCTGCTGTCTCAACAACTCCAACAACAGCATCTTCCTCCACATAGTTTGATGTCTCATAATGCCCACATGAATGATGCAATGATGGAAAGAGTGGGGACTCAGAATTCAATACACAGTCCACATCTTGCCAGTCAAATGGGGCAAGATCTGGAACAGTTCATTGCTCTTCAAGCACAACAGCAAAGACAATTGCAATTTCAACAACTGCAGCAGCAACAACAGTACCATCAGCAGCAAATGCTCCTGAAAGAACAGCAACAATCTCAGGCGAGGGAGCAGCTGCTTCTTGAACAAATATTGCGGAATCAAATGCTTGATTCCAATCCTGGGCAATCACATGTTGATGCTATGATAGCCAATAGCGCTCTTGAACAGGTTTTGTTGAAGCAGAAAATTTTAAGTGAGCTACAACAGCGCCCTCATCTGCCTACACGGCAAGCTGACCCTTCCATTGAGCATCTTATTCAAGCAAGGTTTGGTCAAATGCCACATCAAGAGCATCAAAATGATTTGTTGGAGCTCTTATCCAGAGCAAAACATGGACAGATGCATCCATTGGAGCATCAGATCATTCAGCATGAACAGCTGCATGGTAGGCAGTTACCGATGGGGTTGAGGAGGCAACGGATGGAAATGGAGGAAGACAGGCAAACTCCTTTCTGGCCAATTAATGAACCTGGTCAGTTTCTTAGAAATCCTCCTGGTGCTCACCGTGCCAGCTCTGGAGTTGGGCCATTAGATCTTTTTCAGAAGCAACAGATACTTTCTCCTGAAGATCACATTGGTCTCCTCGAGCGGAATCTTCCATTACAAGATAGAAGGCCTCAACGCGGGCGTTATGATCCAGGGTTAAATCCATTTGAGCGATCAATGTCATTGCCTGGAGGTGGAGTTAATCTAGATGTTGTAAATACAATGGCACGTGCACAGGGTTTACATGTTCAAGACCCTAATGTGCAAATGCACTCTGGTGGTAATGTAGGTGGGTTCTCTGGTGTCTACCACCATCAGTCATTGGTTCCCAATGCATTTCATGGTTCTCATTCAGATTCAGTGGAGGGCCAATGGTCCGAAAGCAATGGTCAGTTACCAACTGATTGGATAGAATCCCATGTTCAGCGATTGCATCTTACTGGTGAGAGGCAAATGAAGGAGTCAGAGATGAAAAGGAGTTCTGATGATTCAAGTTTATGGATGTCTGCAGGAGGAAATGATGAAAGTTCAAGGCGTTTGCTTATGGAACTGCTTCACCAGAAATCTGATCAGCAGTCAATTCACCGTTCAGAAAATTTGGTTGGAACTTCCTATGAAAGGGGTCTAGCTTCAGCACATACTTCTGGGACTAATACTGTAAATTATAACTTCAATTCTGTGTCTGATCAAGAAATGGGGCTAAGCCAATCTCTCGTAGGGCCTAGTAGTTCTAATTTAGAGATTGCTAGTGAAAAATTTTCCTTCAATTCTCTTTCTGGATCATTAGTTGAAGAACCATTCCTCTCTGGCATAAATGATAAGGCCAGTTTGGCAAATATAGATCAAGGGGAAGTCCCAGTTAGTGTTCTGAGAAGGAATACTTCGCTCAGCACTGGAG GCTTGTACAGTGATGACATTCGTACTGGTGGTGCCCCGGTAGAGGATGTAAATAAGGATCG TACATCTGCTGCTACATCAAGAGGTCCAGAAAACATTTTGCTAAAACGTCCGCCTGTTTTGCGAGTTTTATCAAATCAAGAAGGTTTATCTGAGATGAACGTTGATCGGCTTGTCAGAGGGAGAAGTCCTTCCAATGTAGTAGCTTGTGAag TGGAAAAACGGGATGGAGGAGCTAATGCATTAAATCAAGTCTCCGATGCTGGTGCAACTGGGAAAAAAGACACAAGTTTTCGCCGAACTGCATCTTTTGGTGATGGAGAAGTTACAGAGACATCATTCAGTGACATGCTTAAGAGTACTGCAAAGAAGGCCTCCCTGGAGGTTCATTCTTCAACAGCTGCTTCTGAGTCGTCATCAGATGCAGCCCAGGGTGGTCGAAGCAAcaaaaagaaagggaagaaaggGAGACAGATCGACCCAGCTCTTCTTGGATTCAAGGTCACCAGCAATCGCATAATGATGGGTGAGATACAGCGCATAGAGGACTAG
- the LOC116000853 gene encoding protein ESSENTIAL FOR POTEXVIRUS ACCUMULATION 1-like isoform X2 has protein sequence MAEGKLDLPDDLLSSRSSDQTWIPKGSDEDKSFTGGVLDLSKDQAVHDSSIPLSPQWLYAKPIDTKTDMRTPSSLSLGSSADSSQKEAWRTDAPEDKKDWRRTTAETESRRWREEERETGSLARRDRRKPDRRAVENASAKETTENRALPTSDRWHDGGNRNAGLDARRDSKWSSRWGPEEKEKEARTEKKIDTEKEDANSDTQTFVASRSVSERDPDARDKWRPRHRLEGTTAVPGSYRTAPGFGIEKGRAEGSYVGFVIGRGRSSTSIQRPSSGGIGAALSESDKSVLGKPVTAANTFCYPRGKLLDIYRKQRIDSSFANVYENMEEAPPITLETVIEPLSLVVPDADEEAILNDICTGKITSSGALYNSYRKGRSTDNITEIEDMEPSNGKVSPLSTGTMEKKVDIIPNLSKDIHESAVDNNAIETNLHEIEGKNRVPEVVAGDDILSTLIRDEYINRSVDIGTQFEASELIPSHRAKTTASDGIGSKLSNDSNSLIGMPSSAQYLGRNTIENQLKRGIPPEELSMFYCDPQGEIQGPFLGVDIISWFEQGFFGSDLPVRLVDAPEDSPFEELGDVMPHLRVRDGYGGVSDPSSKLEQPATPEGALIADIHDSASTVIGSSAARDGLIWQPSDFSGPYSPHIQSKVSDHEFLQSKKSFSRGNNFNDFYAQDEEIVFPGRPGSGGNPIGRTSGTTSDPSSIINGSSIPNELSEHGIAVQRDNKLHPFGLLWSELEGPFARNDSRAGQDQLVNPISGRDSSFGTMSESTVSMEARPDAYKSNVHSDQNPYQGAMDVRHLSRMDQESNCYDLADKLLSQQLQQQHLPPHSLMSHNAHMNDAMMERVGTQNSIHSPHLASQMGQDLEQFIALQAQQQRQLQFQQLQQQQQYHQQQMLLKEQQQSQAREQLLLEQILRNQMLDSNPGQSHVDAMIANSALEQVLLKQKILSELQQRPHLPTRQADPSIEHLIQARFGQMPHQEHQNDLLELLSRAKHGQMHPLEHQIIQHEQLHGRQLPMGLRRQRMEMEEDRQTPFWPINEPGQFLRNPPGAHRASSGVGPLDLFQKQQILSPEDHIGLLERNLPLQDRRPQRGRYDPGLNPFERSMSLPGGGVNLDVVNTMARAQGLHVQDPNVQMHSGGNVGGFSGVYHHQSLVPNAFHGSHSDSVEGQWSESNGQLPTDWIESHVQRLHLTGERQMKESEMKRSSDDSSLWMSAGGNDESSRRLLMELLHQKSDQQSIHRSENLVGTSYERGLASAHTSGTNTVNYNFNSVSDQEMGLSQSLVGPSSSNLEIASEKFSFNSLSGSLVEEPFLSGINDKASLANIDQGEVPVSVLRRNTSLSTGGLYSDDIRTGGAPVEDVNKDRTSAATSRGPENILLKRPPVLRVLSNQEGLSEMNVDRLVRGRSPSNVVACEVEKRDGGANALNQVSDAGATGKKDTSFRRTASFGDGEVTETSFSDMLKSTAKKASLEVHSSTAASESSSDAAQGGRSNKKKGKKGRQIDPALLGFKVTSNRIMMGEIQRIED, from the exons ATGGCTGAAGGAAAGCTCGATCTCCCCGACGACCTCCTCTCGTCAAGGTCCTCCGATCAGACTTGGATTCCGAAAG GTAGCGACGAGGACAAGTCCTTCACAGGAGGAGTGCTTGATTTGTCTAAGG ATCAAGCAGTGCATGATAGCAGCATTCCATTGTCTCCACAGTGGCTTTATGCTAAACCAATTGACACTAAGACA GACATGCGTACTCCTAGTTCATTGTCCCTCGGAAGTTCTGCAGATTCAAGTCAGAAGGAGGCCTGGCGTACAGATGCTCCTGAGGATAAAAAGGATTGGAGGAGGACCACAGCAGAGACTGAGAGTCGTCGTTGGCGTGAGGAAGAGAGGGAAACTGGTTCACTTGCTAGAAGGGATCGTAGGAAACCAGATCGCCGTGCTGTTGAGAATGCTTCTGCCAAAGAAACAACTGAAAACAGAGCTTTGCCTACTTCTGACAGGTGGCATGATGGTGGTAATCGCAATGCAGGTCTTGATGCAAGGCGTGATAGCAAGTGGTCTTCTAGGTGGGGTCCTgaagaaaaagagaaggaagCTCGCACAGAGAAAAAGATTGACACTGAGAAGGAAGATGCTAATAGTGACACTCAAACTTTCGTTGCTAGCCGCTCTGTTTCAGAGCGGGACCCAGATGCCCGTGATAAGTGGCGACCACGCCACAGGCTGGAGGGAACTACTGCTGTCCCTGGTTCATATCGTACTGCTCCTGGATTTGGGATTGAGAAAGGACGTGCTGAAGGTTCATATGTGGGGTTTGTCATAGGGCGTGGGAGATCTAGCACGTCTATTCAAAGACCGTCAAGTGGTGGAATTGGTGCTGCACTATCTGAGAGTGATAAAAGTGTTCTTGGAAAACCAGTCACTGCTGCCAATACCTTTTGCTATCCAAGGGGTAAACTGCTTGATATTTATCGCAAGCAGAGGATTGACTCTTCTTTTGCTAATGTTTATGAGAATATGGAAGAAGCACCTCCAATCACACTAGAAACTGTCATTGAACCCTTATCTTTGGTTGTTCCTGATGCTGATGAGGAG GCCATTCTTAATGATATATGCACTGGAAAAATCACGAGTAGTGGGGCTTTATATAATTCTTATAGGAAGGGCAGATCAACTGATAACATTACtg aaattgaaGACATGGAACCTTCCAATGGAAAAGTGTCACCCCTCTCTACAGGTACAATGGAAAAGAAGGTGGATATCATTCCTAACTTATCAAAAGATATTCACGAATCAGCTGTTGACAACAACGCTATTGAGACAAATTTGCACG AGATAGAAGGAAAAAACAGAGTTCCTGAAGTTGTTGCTGGAGATGATATTTTGTCAACCTTGATAAGAGATGAGTATATAAACAGATCGGTAGATATTGGGACTCAATTTGAGGCTTCTGAACTCATTCCTTCTCATCGTGCCAAAACAACTGCTTCTGATGGCATTGGTTCTAAGCTTTCTAATGATTCAAATTCCCTTATTGGTATGCCATCTTCAGCACAATACCTGGGACGCAACACTATTGAAAACCAATTAAAGAGGGGCATTCCACCTGAGGAGTTAAGTATGTTCTATTGTGATCCTCAAGGAGAGATCCAGGGCCCATTTCTTGGTGTTGACATCATTTCTTGGTTCGAACAAGGATTTTTTGGATCAGATTTGCCAGTTCGTTTGGTAGATGCCCCTGAAGATTCACCTTTTGAAGAACTGGGTGATGTTATGCCCCACTTAAGAGTTAGAGATGGTTATGGTGGTGTCTCTGATCCAAGTTCTAAATTAGAACAACCTGCAACACCAGAGGGTGCATTGATAGCTGATATACATGATTCTGCATCTACTGTAATTGGTTCTTCAGCTGCTCGTGATGGCTTGATCTGGCAACCATCGGATTTCTCTGGTCCTTATTCCCCGCATATTCAGTCAAAAGTATCTGATCATGAATTTCTTCAgtcaaaaaaatcattttccagggGCAATAACTTCAATGATTTTTATGCTCAAGATGAAG AAATTGTTTTCCCAGGAAGGCCTGGAAGTGGTGGTAATCCTATTGGCAGAACATCAGGGACCACCAGTGATCCTTCAAGTATTATAAATGGTTCATCAATACCAAATGAATTGTCTGAGCATGGGATTGCAGTTCAGAGAGATAATAAGTTGCATCCATTTGGTCTGCTATGGTCTGAGCTTGAAGGCCCTTTTGCAAGGAATGATAGTAGAGCTGGTCAGGATCAACTTGTAAACCCCATTTCTGGAAGGGATTCCTCATTTGGCACAATGAGTGAATCAACTGTTTCTATGGAGGCCAGGCCTGATGCTTACAAAAGCAATGTACACTCAGATCAAAATCCATATCAAGGTGCTATGGATGTTCGGCATTTGTCACGGATGGACCAGGAGTCAAACTGCTATGATTTGGCTGATAAGCTGCTGTCTCAACAACTCCAACAACAGCATCTTCCTCCACATAGTTTGATGTCTCATAATGCCCACATGAATGATGCAATGATGGAAAGAGTGGGGACTCAGAATTCAATACACAGTCCACATCTTGCCAGTCAAATGGGGCAAGATCTGGAACAGTTCATTGCTCTTCAAGCACAACAGCAAAGACAATTGCAATTTCAACAACTGCAGCAGCAACAACAGTACCATCAGCAGCAAATGCTCCTGAAAGAACAGCAACAATCTCAGGCGAGGGAGCAGCTGCTTCTTGAACAAATATTGCGGAATCAAATGCTTGATTCCAATCCTGGGCAATCACATGTTGATGCTATGATAGCCAATAGCGCTCTTGAACAGGTTTTGTTGAAGCAGAAAATTTTAAGTGAGCTACAACAGCGCCCTCATCTGCCTACACGGCAAGCTGACCCTTCCATTGAGCATCTTATTCAAGCAAGGTTTGGTCAAATGCCACATCAAGAGCATCAAAATGATTTGTTGGAGCTCTTATCCAGAGCAAAACATGGACAGATGCATCCATTGGAGCATCAGATCATTCAGCATGAACAGCTGCATGGTAGGCAGTTACCGATGGGGTTGAGGAGGCAACGGATGGAAATGGAGGAAGACAGGCAAACTCCTTTCTGGCCAATTAATGAACCTGGTCAGTTTCTTAGAAATCCTCCTGGTGCTCACCGTGCCAGCTCTGGAGTTGGGCCATTAGATCTTTTTCAGAAGCAACAGATACTTTCTCCTGAAGATCACATTGGTCTCCTCGAGCGGAATCTTCCATTACAAGATAGAAGGCCTCAACGCGGGCGTTATGATCCAGGGTTAAATCCATTTGAGCGATCAATGTCATTGCCTGGAGGTGGAGTTAATCTAGATGTTGTAAATACAATGGCACGTGCACAGGGTTTACATGTTCAAGACCCTAATGTGCAAATGCACTCTGGTGGTAATGTAGGTGGGTTCTCTGGTGTCTACCACCATCAGTCATTGGTTCCCAATGCATTTCATGGTTCTCATTCAGATTCAGTGGAGGGCCAATGGTCCGAAAGCAATGGTCAGTTACCAACTGATTGGATAGAATCCCATGTTCAGCGATTGCATCTTACTGGTGAGAGGCAAATGAAGGAGTCAGAGATGAAAAGGAGTTCTGATGATTCAAGTTTATGGATGTCTGCAGGAGGAAATGATGAAAGTTCAAGGCGTTTGCTTATGGAACTGCTTCACCAGAAATCTGATCAGCAGTCAATTCACCGTTCAGAAAATTTGGTTGGAACTTCCTATGAAAGGGGTCTAGCTTCAGCACATACTTCTGGGACTAATACTGTAAATTATAACTTCAATTCTGTGTCTGATCAAGAAATGGGGCTAAGCCAATCTCTCGTAGGGCCTAGTAGTTCTAATTTAGAGATTGCTAGTGAAAAATTTTCCTTCAATTCTCTTTCTGGATCATTAGTTGAAGAACCATTCCTCTCTGGCATAAATGATAAGGCCAGTTTGGCAAATATAGATCAAGGGGAAGTCCCAGTTAGTGTTCTGAGAAGGAATACTTCGCTCAGCACTGGAG GCTTGTACAGTGATGACATTCGTACTGGTGGTGCCCCGGTAGAGGATGTAAATAAGGATCG TACATCTGCTGCTACATCAAGAGGTCCAGAAAACATTTTGCTAAAACGTCCGCCTGTTTTGCGAGTTTTATCAAATCAAGAAGGTTTATCTGAGATGAACGTTGATCGGCTTGTCAGAGGGAGAAGTCCTTCCAATGTAGTAGCTTGTGAag TGGAAAAACGGGATGGAGGAGCTAATGCATTAAATCAAGTCTCCGATGCTGGTGCAACTGGGAAAAAAGACACAAGTTTTCGCCGAACTGCATCTTTTGGTGATGGAGAAGTTACAGAGACATCATTCAGTGACATGCTTAAGAGTACTGCAAAGAAGGCCTCCCTGGAGGTTCATTCTTCAACAGCTGCTTCTGAGTCGTCATCAGATGCAGCCCAGGGTGGTCGAAGCAAcaaaaagaaagggaagaaaggGAGACAGATCGACCCAGCTCTTCTTGGATTCAAGGTCACCAGCAATCGCATAATGATGGGTGAGATACAGCGCATAGAGGACTAG